Proteins encoded within one genomic window of Ranitomeya variabilis isolate aRanVar5 chromosome 4, aRanVar5.hap1, whole genome shotgun sequence:
- the LOC143766892 gene encoding uncharacterized protein LOC143766892, with amino-acid sequence MNKQLNTTHYWLIQQDDCTRRSEGQLTSSMFKSDNLEILQDTTKVIAVTPDISTSIHSKDLSSDPMKQVPSSDSLLTTKENQSHKRGSKKQTAPKAKKPFSCSECGKCFNQKGSLVSHQRTHTGEKPFSCSECGKCFNQKGHLVSHQRTHTGDMPFSCSECGKCFNHEGNLVSHQRTHTGEKPFSCSECGKCFNQKGHLVSHQRTHTGDMPFSCSECGKCFNWKWLLVSHQRTHKGEKPFSCSECGKCFMMKSNLVDHHRLHTGEKPFFCSECGKCFTHKESLAIHQITHIGKKPFSCSECGKCFNQKGSLVIHQRTHTGEKPFSCSECGKCFNYKVSLVIHQRTHTGEKPFSCSECGKCFNLKGNLVTHQITHTGEKPFSCSECGKCFNWKWLLVSHQRTHTGEMPFSCSECGKCFMRKSNLVRHHRVHTGEMPFSCSECGKCFNLKGNLVTHQITHTGEKPYIK; translated from the exons atgaacaaacagttgaacaccacgcactACTGGCTCATCCAACAAG atgactgtaccaggagatcagagggacagctgacatcttcaatgtttaaatctGATAACCTTGAGATACTACAAGATACAACTAAAGtgattgctgttactccagatatatcgacatccattcacagcaaagatctgtcatctgatcctatgaaacaggttccatcttctgattcattactgactactaaggaaaatcaaagtcacaaaagaggcagtaaaaaacaaactgctcctaaagcaaagaagcctttttcatgttcagaatgtgggaaatgttttaaccagaaagggagtctagttagtcaccagagaactcatacaggggagaagcccttttcctgttcagaatgtgggaaatgttttaaccagaaagggcatcttgttagtcaccagagaactcatacaggggacatgcctttttcctgttcagaatgtgggaaatgttttaaccatgaagggaatctagttagtcaccagagaactcatacaggggagaagcccttttcctgttcagaatgtgggaaatgttttaaccagaaagggcatcttgttagtcaccagagaactcatacaggggacatgcctttttcctgttcagaatgtgggaaatgttttaactggaaatggcttcttgttagtcaccagagaactcataaaggggagaagcctttttcctgttcagaatgtgggaaatgttttatgatGAAATCAAATTTGGTTGATCACCATAgacttcacacaggggagaagccttttttctgttcagaatgtgggaaatgttttacccacaaaGAGAGTCTTGCtatacaccaaataactcacataggaaaaaagcctttttcctgttcagaatgtgggaaatgttttaaccagaaagggagtctagttattcaccagagaactcacacaggagaaaagcctttttcttgttcagaatgtgggaaatgttttaactataaAGTGAGTCTAgttattcaccagagaactcacacaggagaaaagcctttttcttgttcagaatgtgggaaatgttttaacctgaaagggaaccttgttacacaccaaataactcacacaggggagaagcctttttcctgttcagaatgtgggaaatgttttaactggaaatggcttcttgttagtcaccagagaactcatacaggggagatgcctttttcttgttcagaatgtgggaaatgttttatgagGAAATCAaatttggttaggcaccatagagttcacacaggggagatgcctttttcttgttcagaatgtgggaaatgttttaacctgaaagggaaccttgttacacaccaaataactcatacaggggagaagccttatattaaatag